The Sneathiella limimaris region TTTCCAAATCATATGGATTTTGAGGAACAATATACGGTGCGAAAAGAGCCAGAACCATCAAAGCTAAGACAATTATTAAAGCGATAACAGCCAGCTTATTCTCACTAAAATCGCGCCAGAAGCGAAACAGAGGAGACTGCGCATTAGTCATTACTGTGCCCCCGCCCGAATTCGCGGATCAATCATTGCAAATACAAGGTCCACTGTGAGGTTTATTAAAACGAATAGAAGTGCTGTCAGGATCAGATATGCAACCATGACAGGCCGATCCAGCACGGAAATACTGTCGATAATCAACTTTCCGATACCAGGCCAAGAAAAAATGGTTTCTGTGACAACTGCGAAAGCCAGGGTCGAGCCCAACTCCAACCCAAACACGGTGATAATCGGGACAGAAATAAGCTTCATAAGATGACGACGTAGTATCCGACCCTCTGAAATCCCTGCAGCTCGTGCAAATTTTATGGTGTCTGTCAGCATGATTTCTCGGGTACCCGCACGGGCCAGTCGGATCATCATCGCCAGCTTGAAGAAAGCAAGGTTCAATGCAGGCAGCAGAATATGCGAGAGACCATCCAACGTTAAGAAGCTCCAATCCATACCGAGGATCGTCACAACCTCACCACGTCCCCCAGCAGGCAGTACACCCATATTAACAGCAAATGTAAGGATCAAAATGAGGCCAACCCAGAAGCTAGGCACCGAAAAGCCCAATACAGAAACTGCCATAATCAGCTTGGAGATGATGCTATTTGGTCGGTAACCGGCATAAACACCAAGCGTCACGCCAATGACTGTCGCGGAAATTATGGAAATGAGAACCAGCTCTAAGGTTGCTGGCAAACGCCCGGCAATCAGCTCCAGAACTGGAAGGTTATAGATATAAGACCGACCAAAATCACCCTGAACAAGGTTGGTCACAAAAATAAAATACTGTTGCCAAAGAGGCAGATCCAATCCCAATTTCTGAATAACTGCCTGACGGATCTCTTCCGTGGCTTCAGGTGGAATAATTATTTCAATCGGATTCCCGATTGCATACACACCCACGAAAACGATTATCGACATGGCTACCATAACAAGAAAAGCCTGCAATAATCGCTGGATTACAAAACCTAACATCCAATAATACCTAGCTCAGGAAATTCGGGTGCCGAAATCTCCGGCACCCGATTAGTCTTAGTTTTTCGGTTTGATGAAAAAGGCCAGTGTATCTTCATCGAAGCGTGGCTGGAAGGTCAATTTACCAGCTTTTGCCGCCCAAACAGTTTGCAACTGAACAACTGGAATATACACGCGATCTTCCATGGTCAGAACCATTGCTTGCTCATAAAGTGCACGGCGTGCATCTGCATCCAAGGTCATTGCCCCCTTCTGCATCAGCTCATCCACCTTATCGTTCTTATAAGCAACACGGTTAAATGCGCCCATTTTCACTTCTGGGTTTTTGGAGTGAGCCAAAGCACCCAATGTGTAAGAGGCTTCACCTGTCAAAGTTCCCCAACCGTTCATGAATACAGAATATTCCAGACGGGATTGAGCAGGGAAGTAAACTGTTTTTGAAACAGCGTTCACGTTAGTTTTAATTCCAACCTGGCTGAACATCTGGCCAAGACCCTGACAGATTGCTCCGTCACCAGGCAAGCGATCAGATGTGCAATAAAGGTCAATTTCAAATCCATCCGGATAACCAGCTTTTGCAAGCAGTTCTTTCGCTTTCGCTGCATCATGGACACGAGCAGGGATCGCTTCGCTTGAACCAAAGAACCCTGGAGGCATCATCTGGTTGGCAGGTTTTCCCAATCCTTCAAGAACGATTTCAACCATAGTTTCGCGGTCAATTGCCAAATCAATGGCTTCGCGTACCATTGGATTCTGAAGCGGGTTTTTGGCTAATTTTGAGCCATCTTTCGCACGTACCAGAGGCGTATCATCCCTCTGATCCAGTTGCAGGTTCATAATGTAAACACTGTCACCAACGACAGCATCAACGCTGCTATCCCGTTGCAGAGCCAGATAATCAACAGAAGAGACGTAGTTGATCACGTCAACCTGACCGGCTTTCAAAGCTGCCAGACGGGAACTATCATTTGGAATTTCTTTGCGGATGACTTTTTCCCAGGCACCTTTACCGCGCCAGTAATCATCGAACCGCTCAAGAACCAGATCACCTTTTGGCTCCCAGCTTACCAGTTTGTAAGGACCTGTACCAACAGCAGCAGGACCACCATTGAAACCTGCAGAAGCAGTTTCTGGTGTGGAGTAATCTTTGGCAGCTTCTGCACTTACGATGAAGAGACGGACAAAATCATACGGCAACGTTGCTGCAGGACCATTTGTTTTGATGTGAATTGTGTAGGGATCAATGATCTCAACGTCCGCAACACGGCGAACATAGATAGTTGTAGTCGTTGGTCCACTAACCGCTGGAATACGCTCAATAGAGAATTTCACATCCTCAGCATCAAAGTCAGACCCATCATGGAACTTAACGCCTTCGCGCAATTTAAATTCCCAAGTCAGGTCATCAATTGGCTTCCAGGAAGTCGCAAGACCTGGTTCAATCTGCAGATCATCGCCAGACCAGACCAATGTGTCATAGATATGTTTTGCCGCTTCCGCATGACTTCCCAATGCAGAATAATGAGGATCCAGAGATTCTGGTCCACCCCGTACCCCCATGGTAAGAGTCTGGGCGGCGGCAATGCCTGTGCTCAGTGTTACACCAAGGGCGACGGCCATTGATGCAATTAGTGTTTTTACCTTCATCGGTACCCCCTGTCGGAGTTGAGAAATGATTTTTAATTAATTCCAAATGGAACTTGTACTCTTTACGATGTTATGAAATATATGATATGTCAAGTTCTATATGGAACTAATTGAGTTATGAGCGAGGAACAAAACTCAATGCCTGTTACACAAAACTATCTATCCCCGCGCCATTCTGGCGGTGTGTCGGGGATGAACCAAATGACGGAAGCGAAACTGTGGCGCAATCCATGCCCTTTTTCCTTTCGAATGAACTTTCTGGCTATGCGCTACAACACGCCCTGCTATGACTGGGTTCAAAAAACTGAAGGTCTTAGCCGGATCGAATATGTAGTGATCTATTCGCTGGCCCTATGCGAGGGAGGTCAGGCAAAGGACATTGCTATTTCCTCAGGCTTTCCCAAAAACAGCCTATCTCGGGCCATGGCAAAGCTAGAAAAAGCAGGCCTGATCATGCGTGAAACAGATAATCAAGATAAACGCAATCAGCCTCTCTACCTGACAGAGGAAGGTTGGAAACTCTTTAATAGAACCCTTCCGGTTTTTGAACGCCGGGAGCAGGAAATGTTAAATGGGCTAAACGACGAAGAAGTGAAGACACTGTCTAACCTGATGGCAAAGGTAGTGCTCAATTCAGCCAATTTGACTGACGATATTCCAGCGGAAATAAAGCCGTCTAACACGGAGCAAAAAACCCCATGATGATTTCGGAAATGAACTGGATGGACGTTGAGAAATACGTCGCCAAGGATAAACGCTGTATCTTGCCAATCGGATCTACAGAACAGCATGCGCAACTTTCTCTGTGTGTGGATGTTATCCTCGCTGAACGAGTCTCCAGGGAAGCTGCCGAACCCCTCGGAGTTCCAGTTTTTCCGGTTATTCCTTACGGATTGACCCCTTATTTCTCAGCCTTTCCCGGGACAGTTTCTCTCCGGGTTGAAACTCTGATGGCCTTAATGCGAGATGTTATTGGATCTCTTCGCAGATCCGGATTTCAGAACATTCTTCTCGTAAACGGCCACGGTGGAAACAATCCTATTGGCGCTCTCGGACAAGAATTAATGGCAGAATATGGCGATATCTCCGTTCGACTGCATAACTGGTGGGCAGCGCCAAAAACAATGGCAGCTGTTAAGGAAATTCATCCCATCGGTAGCCATGCAAACTGGATGGAAAACTTCCCTTGGACACGCCTCGCCCATGCGCCAGCGCCAGAGGGCGAGAAACCAGCACCAGATATGGATCGGATAAAAGCCTCAACTCCAGCTGAAGCCAAGGATCTTCTCGGTGACGGTAATTTTGGCGGACCATGGCAAATGCCAGATGAGGACGTCATAAAAGTTTGGAATGCAGGTGTTGAAGAAACCCGAGAAGCCCTTGAAGGACCTTGGCCTGATTGGAGTGCCAAATAATGGAAAGTCGCCCAATTCTTGTATGGGGTGCTGGAGCTATCGGCGGAATCCTTGGTGCTTATTGGGCCCGGGCTGGCAAAGATGTGGTTATGGTCGATATTGACCAAGCCCATATTGAGGCATGTTCCACCAACGGCATTCGAATTGAAGGGCCTGCTACTGACGGGGATTTTCGCCAAGTCATTCCAACCTACTCACCAGAAACGTTGGAAGGTAAATTCGATTGTGTTGTCCTTGCCGTAAAGGCCCAGGCAACAAAAACAGCCTTAACCCAGCTTCTCCCTCATCTCACAGATGATGGGTTTATCTTATCTGCGCAAAATGGTCTCAATGAACGATTGATAGCCCAGATGGCTGGTCCGGATCGAACCATGGGCGCTTTCGTTAATTATGGAAGTGACTGGCAAGAAGCTGGCCGCGTACTTTATGGAAACCGCGGGGCAGTTGTCATCGGTGAGATTGACGGCTCAATTCGCCAACGCACCAAAGACATGCATCAATTGATGCAGATTTTTGAACCAGACGCCGTTTTGACAGACAACATTTGGGGATATCTCTGGGGTAAGCTTGGCTATGGCGCTATGTTATTCGCAACAGCACTTACCCCCGATAGCATGTCAGCCAATTTCGCAAACCCAAACCGTTCCCCTGCGCTGATCGGGCTGGCTAGAGAGGTCATGTCCGTCGCATTGGCAGAAAAAATCAAACCACTCGGATTTAATGGCTTCAATCCAGAAAGTTATTTCCCTGACAGTCCTCAGTCAGAAGCAGAAAAGTCAATTGCAGCCTTAGTCGAATTCACCGCTAAAACAGCCAAGACCCATTCTGGTATTTGGCGGGATCTGGCAGTTCGCAAACGCAAGACTGAGGTGGATCCCCAGATAGGAATCATCACGCAAGTCGCCCAGGAGCATGGCATAGAAACACCCCTGCTGAGCAGACTTGTTGAGCTTATCCATGAGATTGAAGATGGCAAACGCCCTCAATCATCTGAAACCTTCGACGAACTTTTAAAAGCGATGAAATAGGAAAACAACCATGACTGTCGCCTTAGTAACAGGTGTCGTGGGTGGGATTGGTGCTGCAATTGCAAAACGCCTCGCCCAAGATGGATTTGAAGTCGTTGTGACCGATCGTCCAGGACCCTCATTCGAAAAAGCCTGTGCCAACCTCCAAATGCCAGGTTATCCGGCTGACCTCGGAAATCAAAGTGACGTTCGCGCACTTCATGAGATGATCAAAAAAAACCATACGGCACCCCTTATTCTGGTCAATGCAGCTGGCGGGGTTTGCCATCAGGTACACCAACCCGTCGAAAATGTTGAAGAGGCTGATTGGCGTGCCCTGTTCGCCGCAAACACAGACAGTGCCTTTTTTCTCGCACAAGCGTTCGCGCCGGAGATGAAAAAGCAAAAATCAGGCCGGATCATTACGATAAGTAGCGGTGCGGGATTGCGGCCAAGCCTGACAAAAATCCAAGGCTATACTGCGTCGAAACACGCTCTAGTGGGTTTGACGAAACAGCTTGCCTTAGAGTTGGGGCCTTTCGGAATTACAGTCAATTCAATTGCGCCTGGATTTGTTCTGTCCAATGAAGCAACCCAAAAACAATGGGAAAGCTATCGAGAAGAAGGGCAAAAGCAGCTCATTGAAAATATTCATATGCGAAGGCTTGGCACTCCCGAAGATATCGCCAACGCCGCATCTTTTATCGCCAGTGATGCATCTAACTGGATTACTGGCCAAATTCTTTCCGTTGACGGAGGACACCGATGAGTTCCCCAAGCCCGCTTGAACAGCATGATCTTGAGGCATTTCTAAACCGTCTCAAAAACTACCTAGCCTGCCAATCTGTAAGTACTGATCCGGCCTACCGCGAAGAGATGAATAAAGCCCGGAGTTTTCTGAAAGAACATCTAATAGACATCGGGTTCAGCAATATTCAAGAACTGGATGGAGGTATTGGCGGGCATAACGCGCTTTATGCTGAATGGTTGGCTAAACCTGGCAAACCAACGCTTTTGATTTATGGTCACTACGATGTTCAACCACCTGACCCACTGGACCAATGGATTTCAGATCCTTTCGATATGCAGGAACGGGATGGAAGACTTTATGCGCGTGGCATATCAGATGACAAGGGCCCAACACTGATTGCCCTTGAAGCTCTACGCTGTCACATGGCTGCTCAGGGCGAACTTCCCTTTAACGTCAAAATTCTCCTGGAAGGAGAAGAAGAGACTGGCTCGCCATCACTTCCCAATATCCTCTCCCAAAATCGGGAATTGTTGGCCGCTAATGCCATCCTGTCGGCAGACGGGGCCAGATGGCGAGCCGATCTCACCGCCATAAATGTTGGATCCAGAGGGAATGGCGGATTTGAACTGTCCATCAAAACTGCCGACCTGGATTTACACTCAGGACGTTACGGCGGCGCAGTCCCAAATGCCTTGCATGAAATGGCCCGTATTATTGCCTGTCTGCATGACGACAAAAACAAGGTTACAATCCCCGGGTTTTATGATGATGTAATTATGCCGGATGCTGAAACTGAAGCAGATCTGCATGCCATTGAGTTTGATGGCCAAGGTTGGACTGCCAACATTGGTTCCGTTGAGTTCGGAGAAGAAGGCTATTCGACTTTGCAAAGACTTTGGGACCGGCCAACCTTAGAGGTCAATGGCCTTTGGGGCGGATACCAAGGAGCTGGCAGCAAGACTGTGATCCCCAACGAGGCACACGCTAAAATCACGATGCGCTTAGTTCCTGGACAAGACCCAGAAAAGATCAGAGCTTCCGCCAAAGCCTATATCCAGGGCCTTTGCCCTGATGGTGTAGAGCTTACCATTAGTGGTGATCGAGGTTGGACCCGCGCCTATGCGGTTCCTGCCAAGCACCCACTTTTACTCGCTGCAGAAACGGCGTTGGAAAAGACACTCGGTGAAAAACCACTTCGCGTTCGGGTAGGGGCAACACTACCACTATCAGACCTCGTTCTCGGGACTCTTGGGATTGATACTGTTATGTTCTCCTTCTCCACTGCGGATGAACAGTTCCATGCCCCCAATGAATTCCTGCGACTTTCTGCCGTCAAAGAAGGTGTTGAAGCCTGGATCAAACTTCTGGATCTGGTTGGCGAGCAAAGCCCATCTGATTATCAAGCAGCCTGAACATGGCAGAAGGTTCCATTAATAATGTTAAAGGGGCAATGCTCTTAACCATTGCTGCTGTGATTTTTACTGGCGAAGTCATAGCCGTTCGATATCTTGGAACCTCAGCCAGCGACGGTCAGATTGTCTTCGCTAGAGCCTTCGTCCAATTAGCCATTGTTGCAATCTGGATTTTTGTCAGAAACCCAACACTTATCCGGACCTCTCGCCCAGGTTTGCATTTCATTCGTGGAATAACCAGCCTCGTCTGCTGGTTTTTCTATTACAAAAGTTTTCAGCTCCTGGATTTAGCTTTAGCCACAACCCTTACATTCACAACGTCACTGATTGTTGTCGCGCTAGCCGCACCATTATTAAAAGAAACAGTCTCTGCCCGGAGGTGGGGTTTCACAGCCCTTGGATTTGTTGGTGTTGCAATCGCAAGTAACGTTACCGGGCTTTCCAAGTCTAATTTTGATTTTAGTATTCTATTTGGGCTTCTTGCGGCAGTCGCCGCGGCAGCTCTTGTTTTCCAAAACCGCATTCTGGCAAGAACCGAACATACCGCCACCATAATGCTCTATATCGGGTTAATTACAACTATCGGTGCCTCGCCAGGTTTGTTACTGGATTGGCAACCCCTAGAGGGTCACGCCATGTTATTGCTGATAATTGCAGGGTCCCTTGGAACCATCGGCATGATCCTGACTGTAGAAGCCTACCGAGTTGCCGAGGTGTCAGCAATGGCTCCATTTCCGTATCTCAGGATCGTATTTGCTATTCTTTCAGGGTTTGTCATTTTTGGAGAATCTCCGACCTGGCAAACACTTGCCGGAAGCGCTTTGATCATTCTGTGCGCACTTGCTGTCCAGCGTGTCGAACCTAAACGTAGAGGTCTCTCTTCACCTTACAGATAAAGAGTGGACCTCAAACCTGTCCTATCCTTACAGTCGGATCACCGGATTACGAAGCGTACCAATACCGCTCAACTCCACCTCAACCACATCCCCATCTAACAAATTTGGTGACGTGCCTTCAGTGCCCATCCAAATTACGTCTCCAGGATATAGGGTCAGATATTTAGTCATGTGAACTAAATAGGGAACGATACCCGTTATCATGTCATTGGTTTTAAACTTGATCTGTTCTTGCCCATTTAAACGGACTGTGGTCGTCATTGCCTCAAGATTAACTTCCGTCTCAACCCAAGGGCCCATCGGTTTAAAAGTGTCAGTATTCTTGGAACGCCACATGGTCTTGTCAGATTTCTGCCAACTCCGCTCGGAAACATCGTTCCCAATGGTATAACCAAAAACCACATCCATTGCTGTTTCCGACGTCAGATGTTTCCCTTCTTTACCGATTACAACAACTAGCTCACCTTCATAATGAACCTGATCAGTTGCATCCGCTGGAATAATGATAGGGCGCTCATGTGCAGTCAGCGCATTATTCGCTCGGTATCCGATATCAGGGGCATCTGGTGCACTAGCATCAAGCCCAACTGCAGCCGACATTTTTTCAAGGTGAGTTTGATAGTTTAAACCCGCCGCATAAAAGGTTCGGGGTACAACAGGAATATCCAATTCAACTCCATCCAGATCAAAAATTTCTCCCGTCCTTTTTGGCTGCGAGAATATAGATCCTGTCAGCTCATAGACCTTTCGACCCTCAACCAAACCATGAACAATCTCATTGTCCTTTCTGAACCGGACAAAGCGCATAACTTAACCCCTAACTTTGCAAATATGAGCACTTATGGAAGAAAAAAGAATGTGCACTCTTGATAAAGGATTATAGACGGGATGAAAACAAACCATCCATGAAATTTCAGCTATTAGACCAACGAAAAGTGCGCTTATGTCATAGGATAGGTCAAGCAGAAGAGACTTGACCGACATGATTAAAAAAGCAGCTGAGCAGTAAGAAGTTCCTGCCAGGCGGATCACTCGGTCGCGAACTCAGCCTCTATAATTCGCTCTGCTGTTCTTTTAGCGTCTCGAGCAAGATTTTCAGGGGTAAAGAGATGCGCCAGGACTATGGCGCCCTCCTTGGCAATAAGGAGTTCACATGCCAACCGATCCGGATCCTTTGCACCCGCTTCTCTCGCCAAATCAGTAAAATATTGCAGCAACAGTCTTTTATGTTCCGCAGAAGTCGCATGAATCGCGCTTGAGCGATCCTGGTATTCCGAAGATGCCTTGATAAACATACAGCTTTTGAAATCTGACTCCAGAAACCACTCTCCCAGAGCATCAAAAATTGCAAGTAACCGCTCTTTTGGCTCCTTTGCTAACTCACTCACCCTACGCATCAGCCAGTTCCGAAACTGCTCATCTCGCAATCTCAGTGTCGCAAGTATCAGCTCTTCTTTAGTTCTGAAATGTTTATAGATAGCGGTTTTGGAAACCCCTGTTTCCTTAGCGAGCTTATCCATTCCAATGGCGTGGAACCCACCTTGATAGAAGGTTTTTAGAGCTCTTTGTACCAGCTCATCACGCTTAGAAGCACTCATAAAATTACATTCCTCTCAAAAAAACCATTACAGAATGGTTTCGAACTGAATATTCCTCACCTCGCACCATTCTGCAGTAAACAGCCATTTTTTTCAATAGAGTCTGTCAAAAATCATAATTTCTCGTAATTTATTTATTTTAACATTGACCGTTCGGTTAATGTACCTTATCTAACATTTACTGATCTGTTAATGTTGTGTTGATGTCTAGCAGGATCGAAAAACCCGATTCAATGTATTGGCTGTGAGATCAAACAGTTGGAAGTGGGACTTTCTCGACATCCGGACGAAACAGCAGACGTTAGCTTCAGGCCCTAAAACTGATTTTTGAAATTGGAGATATGAAAATGAGCAAACTGACCAGACGTTCTGTGTTAACCGCAATCGGTCTCACCCTGGCTGCTACCACCATCACCTTAAGCACCCCAAGCTACGCTGTCGTCGACAACGCAACATCAGCCGTAAATACCGATGAACAATTCTTGGCTTTGCGCGGCTATGACCCAGTTGCCTACTTCACTTCA contains the following coding sequences:
- a CDS encoding SDR family NAD(P)-dependent oxidoreductase, whose translation is MTVALVTGVVGGIGAAIAKRLAQDGFEVVVTDRPGPSFEKACANLQMPGYPADLGNQSDVRALHEMIKKNHTAPLILVNAAGGVCHQVHQPVENVEEADWRALFAANTDSAFFLAQAFAPEMKKQKSGRIITISSGAGLRPSLTKIQGYTASKHALVGLTKQLALELGPFGITVNSIAPGFVLSNEATQKQWESYREEGQKQLIENIHMRRLGTPEDIANAASFIASDASNWITGQILSVDGGHR
- a CDS encoding M20/M25/M40 family metallo-hydrolase → MSSPSPLEQHDLEAFLNRLKNYLACQSVSTDPAYREEMNKARSFLKEHLIDIGFSNIQELDGGIGGHNALYAEWLAKPGKPTLLIYGHYDVQPPDPLDQWISDPFDMQERDGRLYARGISDDKGPTLIALEALRCHMAAQGELPFNVKILLEGEEETGSPSLPNILSQNRELLAANAILSADGARWRADLTAINVGSRGNGGFELSIKTADLDLHSGRYGGAVPNALHEMARIIACLHDDKNKVTIPGFYDDVIMPDAETEADLHAIEFDGQGWTANIGSVEFGEEGYSTLQRLWDRPTLEVNGLWGGYQGAGSKTVIPNEAHAKITMRLVPGQDPEKIRASAKAYIQGLCPDGVELTISGDRGWTRAYAVPAKHPLLLAAETALEKTLGEKPLRVRVGATLPLSDLVLGTLGIDTVMFSFSTADEQFHAPNEFLRLSAVKEGVEAWIKLLDLVGEQSPSDYQAA
- a CDS encoding DMT family transporter, translated to MAEGSINNVKGAMLLTIAAVIFTGEVIAVRYLGTSASDGQIVFARAFVQLAIVAIWIFVRNPTLIRTSRPGLHFIRGITSLVCWFFYYKSFQLLDLALATTLTFTTSLIVVALAAPLLKETVSARRWGFTALGFVGVAIASNVTGLSKSNFDFSILFGLLAAVAAAALVFQNRILARTEHTATIMLYIGLITTIGASPGLLLDWQPLEGHAMLLLIIAGSLGTIGMILTVEAYRVAEVSAMAPFPYLRIVFAILSGFVIFGESPTWQTLAGSALIILCALAVQRVEPKRRGLSSPYR
- a CDS encoding fumarylacetoacetate hydrolase family protein, coding for MRFVRFRKDNEIVHGLVEGRKVYELTGSIFSQPKRTGEIFDLDGVELDIPVVPRTFYAAGLNYQTHLEKMSAAVGLDASAPDAPDIGYRANNALTAHERPIIIPADATDQVHYEGELVVVIGKEGKHLTSETAMDVVFGYTIGNDVSERSWQKSDKTMWRSKNTDTFKPMGPWVETEVNLEAMTTTVRLNGQEQIKFKTNDMITGIVPYLVHMTKYLTLYPGDVIWMGTEGTSPNLLDGDVVEVELSGIGTLRNPVIRL
- a CDS encoding TetR/AcrR family transcriptional regulator, with protein sequence MSASKRDELVQRALKTFYQGGFHAIGMDKLAKETGVSKTAIYKHFRTKEELILATLRLRDEQFRNWLMRRVSELAKEPKERLLAIFDALGEWFLESDFKSCMFIKASSEYQDRSSAIHATSAEHKRLLLQYFTDLAREAGAKDPDRLACELLIAKEGAIVLAHLFTPENLARDAKRTAERIIEAEFATE
- a CDS encoding ketopantoate reductase family protein; the protein is MESRPILVWGAGAIGGILGAYWARAGKDVVMVDIDQAHIEACSTNGIRIEGPATDGDFRQVIPTYSPETLEGKFDCVVLAVKAQATKTALTQLLPHLTDDGFILSAQNGLNERLIAQMAGPDRTMGAFVNYGSDWQEAGRVLYGNRGAVVIGEIDGSIRQRTKDMHQLMQIFEPDAVLTDNIWGYLWGKLGYGAMLFATALTPDSMSANFANPNRSPALIGLAREVMSVALAEKIKPLGFNGFNPESYFPDSPQSEAEKSIAALVEFTAKTAKTHSGIWRDLAVRKRKTEVDPQIGIITQVAQEHGIETPLLSRLVELIHEIEDGKRPQSSETFDELLKAMK
- a CDS encoding creatininase family protein, with the protein product MMISEMNWMDVEKYVAKDKRCILPIGSTEQHAQLSLCVDVILAERVSREAAEPLGVPVFPVIPYGLTPYFSAFPGTVSLRVETLMALMRDVIGSLRRSGFQNILLVNGHGGNNPIGALGQELMAEYGDISVRLHNWWAAPKTMAAVKEIHPIGSHANWMENFPWTRLAHAPAPEGEKPAPDMDRIKASTPAEAKDLLGDGNFGGPWQMPDEDVIKVWNAGVEETREALEGPWPDWSAK
- a CDS encoding ABC transporter substrate-binding protein, coding for MKVKTLIASMAVALGVTLSTGIAAAQTLTMGVRGGPESLDPHYSALGSHAEAAKHIYDTLVWSGDDLQIEPGLATSWKPIDDLTWEFKLREGVKFHDGSDFDAEDVKFSIERIPAVSGPTTTTIYVRRVADVEIIDPYTIHIKTNGPAATLPYDFVRLFIVSAEAAKDYSTPETASAGFNGGPAAVGTGPYKLVSWEPKGDLVLERFDDYWRGKGAWEKVIRKEIPNDSSRLAALKAGQVDVINYVSSVDYLALQRDSSVDAVVGDSVYIMNLQLDQRDDTPLVRAKDGSKLAKNPLQNPMVREAIDLAIDRETMVEIVLEGLGKPANQMMPPGFFGSSEAIPARVHDAAKAKELLAKAGYPDGFEIDLYCTSDRLPGDGAICQGLGQMFSQVGIKTNVNAVSKTVYFPAQSRLEYSVFMNGWGTLTGEASYTLGALAHSKNPEVKMGAFNRVAYKNDKVDELMQKGAMTLDADARRALYEQAMVLTMEDRVYIPVVQLQTVWAAKAGKLTFQPRFDEDTLAFFIKPKN
- a CDS encoding MarR family winged helix-turn-helix transcriptional regulator, yielding MPVTQNYLSPRHSGGVSGMNQMTEAKLWRNPCPFSFRMNFLAMRYNTPCYDWVQKTEGLSRIEYVVIYSLALCEGGQAKDIAISSGFPKNSLSRAMAKLEKAGLIMRETDNQDKRNQPLYLTEEGWKLFNRTLPVFERREQEMLNGLNDEEVKTLSNLMAKVVLNSANLTDDIPAEIKPSNTEQKTP
- a CDS encoding ABC transporter permease; the encoded protein is MLGFVIQRLLQAFLVMVAMSIIVFVGVYAIGNPIEIIIPPEATEEIRQAVIQKLGLDLPLWQQYFIFVTNLVQGDFGRSYIYNLPVLELIAGRLPATLELVLISIISATVIGVTLGVYAGYRPNSIISKLIMAVSVLGFSVPSFWVGLILILTFAVNMGVLPAGGRGEVVTILGMDWSFLTLDGLSHILLPALNLAFFKLAMMIRLARAGTREIMLTDTIKFARAAGISEGRILRRHLMKLISVPIITVFGLELGSTLAFAVVTETIFSWPGIGKLIIDSISVLDRPVMVAYLILTALLFVLINLTVDLVFAMIDPRIRAGAQ